In Quercus lobata isolate SW786 chromosome 12, ValleyOak3.0 Primary Assembly, whole genome shotgun sequence, a genomic segment contains:
- the LOC115971424 gene encoding nuclear pore complex protein NUP98B, with translation MKGTKRFAMSDSIPDTNDTAFRNKRVMEGSSADVHRAEPSQQLTMTPPLDMQRAKSSCQHVRALNTQFASWVQAQLKNHPDELWEDGVRDYLAHASNIMEKFSDVVNWLKANAANGGSSSAAESQTKENKMFNETKNSGIKLSQEKAAITLAGTSSSFGTPWSSGLLFNNQSTGFPPASTTTPSATSFSSGAFSNSQTPGSIPGTATAFANSFSSGALSNSQSPGSTPASTTTAFATSLSSGLFSNNQAPGFIPASTTASFPNLWSSGVFSNNQTPVSFGIQNSGTVNQSSVPTNCDATDDADGENELEQPSSPSVKKSEEKGIVVVHEVKCKLYVKSSDPADKDAWKDKGMGQLSIKCKEGVDKGTKESKPTIIVRNDVGKLLLNALLYPGIKTNLQKNSIVAIFHTSGDNDGSDKVVARTFLIRTKTEEDRNKLATAMQEYAPAS, from the exons ATGAAAGGAACGAAACGTTTTGCCATGTCCGACTCCATTCCCGACACGAACGACACGGCC TTCCGTAATAAAAGAGTGATGGAAGGATCTAGTGCTGATGTTCATAGGGCAGAGCCATCTCAGCAGTTGACTATGACGCCTCCATTGGATATGCAACGGGCTAAGTCATCTTGTCAGCATGTGAGAGCTCTCAATACCCAGTTTGCAAG TTGGGTCCAAGCACAATTGAAGAACCACCCTGATGAACTTTGGGAAGACGGTGTCCGGGACTACCTTGCTCATGCTTCAAACATTATG GAGAAGTTCAGTGATGTTGTCAACTGGCTCAAAGCAAATGCAGCCAATGGAGGTAGTTCTTCTGCTGCAGAATCTCAAACcaaggaaaataaaatgtttaatGAAACCAAGAATAGTGGGATAAAGTTATCTCAAGAGAAAGCTGCCATAACTCTAGCGGGTACCTCTTCAAGCTTTGGAACACCATGGAGTTCTGGACTTTTATTCAATAACCAATCTACTGGGTTTCCTCCAGCGAGCACAACTACACCATCAGCAACTTCATTTAGCTCTGGAGCATTTTCAAACAGTCAAACCCCTGGATCTATTCCAGGCACAGCCACTGCCTTTGCAAATTCATTTAGCTCTGGAGCACTTTCAAATAGTCAAAGCCCTGGATCTACTCCAGCAAGCACAACCACAGCCTTTGCAACTTCATTGAGCTCTGGATTATTTTCAAACAATCAAGCCCCTGGATTTATTCCAGCAAGTACAACTGCAAGCTTTCCAAATTTATGGAGCTCTGGAGTATTTTCAAACAATCAAACTCCTGTCTCTTTTG GAATTCAAAATTCAGGCACTGTTAATCAAAGTTCAGTTCCCACAAACTGTGATGCTACCGATGATGCAGATGGTG aaAATGAGTTGGAGCAGCCTAGCAGCCCATCAGTAAAAAAGTCTGAGGAGAAGGGAATAGTTGTTGTTCATGAAGTCAAGTGCAAGCTTTATGTGAAG TCAAGTGATCCGGCAGATAAAGATGCATGGAAAGACAAAGGCATGGGGCAACTTTCCATCAAATGCAAAGAGGGTGTCGACAAGGGTACAAAAGAATCCAAACCAACAATAATTGTTAGAAATGAT GTTGGGAAACTGCTGCTTAATGCTTTGCTATACCCTGGCATCAAGACAAATTTGCAGAAGAATTCCATTGTTGCAATATTCCATACTTCG GGTGATAATGATGGAAGTGATAAAGTTGTTGCACGAACCTTCTTAATTAGGACAAAAACGGAGGAAGATCGAAATAAGCTGGCTACAGCAATGCAAGAATATGCCCCTGCATCATGA